A single region of the Silene latifolia isolate original U9 population chromosome 8, ASM4854445v1, whole genome shotgun sequence genome encodes:
- the LOC141597384 gene encoding F-box/LRR-repeat protein At3g59190-like yields MKSFVKLGKHVEDPRGKGCLDRISSLPDELLGHVLSFLPTRCAVRTSILSKSWRRIFTLTSCLSFNDFDGPTECFTEFVYNVLELHQISPIKKFSLVCQATYDKSDLNTWFSKVVQKGVQEIYYWVFDQEHVPDALVMCETLVTLEIVNVENFEIPLSAWLPNLKSLNLGCVQFVDYDSMQRLFSACKLLEELTLDNCVCSDLGYVIISAGSLKVLTIKKCTFEDGYFAIDAPNLSYFTYNCNIGMKIVHSWKQSYSLVKLELKFKHCREVSNYPSIEFDREVFEAAAYREVFKAAAYNTTELRLLSDTMKFLVMLADQEQMPDFRSLTRLHLGYIRYDSWKYVTDLLDKSPQLKMVTFEVGLHRCFRDHASPPCEPLFPFSCHAQVIEVRRFCGHKGSLLHLGHLLKNASLLKKLIIHTSHLNSWEDELPTSKDDLLILPRASRDCCIELIDP; encoded by the exons ATGAAGTCATTCGTGAAGCTTGGTAAACATGTTGAAGACCCACGAGGTAAAGGTTGTTTGGATAGGATTAGTAGTTTGCCTGATGAACTTCTCGGTCACGTACTGTCATTTTTACCAACAAGGTGTGCGGTTAGAACAAGTATATTATCCAAAAGCTGGCGGCGTATATTTACATTGACTAGTTGTCTTTCTTTTAATGATTTTGATGGTCCAACTGAATGTTTTACGGAGTTTGTTTATAATGTCTTGGAATTGCACCAAATCTCACCGATCAAGAAATTTAGTTTAGTTTGTCAAGCCACTTATGATAAATCAGATTTGAATACATGGTTTAGTAAAGTGGTACAAAAGGGAGTCCAGGAGATTTATTATTGGGTTTTTGACCAGGAACATGTGCCAGATGCCCTCGTAATGTGCGAAACTCTGGTGACTTTGGAAATTGTAAATGTTGAGAACTTTGAAATTCCTCTATCAGCCTGGTTGCCGAACCTCAAGAGTCTTAATCTGGGATGTGTTCAATTTGTTGATTACGATTCAATGCAAAGATTGTTTTCTGCTTGTAAATTGCTTGAAGAGTTGACTCTCGACAATTGTGTGTGTTCTGATTTGGGTTATGTTATTATTTCTGCTGGGTCACTCAAAGTCTTAACTATAAAAAAATGCACTTTTGAGGATGGTTACTTTGCGATTGATGCCCCTAATTTGTCATATTTCACGTACAATTGCAATATTGGGATGAAAATTGTTCATTCGTGGAAACAATCCTACTCTCTTGTCAAGTTAGAGCTAAAGTTTAAGCACTGCAGAGAGGTTTCAAATTACCCTTCAATTGAGTTCGACCGTGAAGTTTTTGAAGCCGCTGCCTACCGTGAAGTTTTTAAAGCCGCTGCCTACAATACGACAGAGTTACGTCTTTTATCGGACACAATGAAG TTTCTTGTTATGCTTGCTGATCAAGAGCAAATGCCTGACTTCCGTAGTCTGACAAGATTACACCTTGGCTACATTcgttatgattcatggaaatatGTGACGGACTTGCTGGACAAATCTCCTCAACTTAAAATGGTCACCTTTGAAGTG GGTCTTCATCGCTGCTTCAGGGATCACGCATCTCCTCCATGTGAACctctattccctttttcatgtcATGCTCAAGTGATCGAAGTACGTAGATTTTGTGGTCATAAGGGTTCACTACTACATCTAGGGCATCTTCTTAAAAACGCGAGCCTCCTGAAGAAGCTGATCATTCATACAAGCCACCTTAATAGTTGGGAGGACGAGCTGCCGACAAGCAAGGATGATTTGTTGATTCTTCCGAGGGCTTCACGTGACTGTTGTATAGAACTAATTGATCCTtaa
- the LOC141597389 gene encoding F-box/LRR-repeat protein At4g14103-like — MNFSGHVVSFLPTRCAVRTSILSTKWRHIFTLTSCLSFDDKPWFRGPRVIATAPEPEESFRKFVYYVLELHKISPIKKFSLVCRGTYDKSDLNAWVTNVVRKGVQEIHYEVGEKRGVPDDLVMCETLMTLKMVSDGRYNIKIPLSVSLPNLKILHLDYIDFVNYGSMQRLLSACKLLEELTLEFCECFKSDIGDHVIISAGLLKVLTIEGCSFEDGLFEIDAPNLAHLAYDCIMGMKIAPSWKYSCSLVNAKLKFHCYHKVSLVYDREILKAAAYKTTELHLLANSIEVLLIPGDQEEMPDFYNLSRLHLCNFPYESWKYVIILLDKSPQLETVVFERGLHRCYCDREYPPCEPLFPFSCHAQVIEVRDFCGHMGALLHLRHLLKNARVLKKLILHKCRFEDKLKNDLLMLPRASSDCCIELKEGNK; from the exons ATGAACTTCTCCGGTCACGTGGTTTCATTTCTACCAACAAGGTGTGCGGTGAGAACAAGTATTCTATCAACGAAATGGCGGCATATATTTACATTGACTAGTTGTCTTTCTTTTGATGATAAACCATGGTTTCGTGGTCCAAGAGTAATTGCTACAGCTCCAGAACCAGAAGAAAGTTTTAGGAAGTTTGTTTATTATGTATTGGAACTGCACAAAATATCACCCATCAAGAAATTTAGTCTAGTTTGTAGAGGCACCTATGATAAATCAGATTTGAATGCATGGGTTACTAATGTGGTACGAAAGGGAGTCCAAGAGATTCATTATGAGGTTGGTGAGAAGCGGGGTGTGCCAGATGACCTAGTAATGTGCGAAACTCTGATGACTTTGAAAATGGTAAGTGATGGGCGGTATAATATTAAAATTCCTCTATCAGTCTCGTTGCCCAACCTCAAGATTCTTCATCTGGATTACATTGATTTTGTTAATTATGGTTCAATGCAAAGATTGTTGTCTGCCTGTAAATTGCTTGAAGAATTGACTCTCGAATTTTGCGAGTGTTTTAAATCGGATATTGGTGATCATGTTATTATTTCTGCTGGGTTACTCAAAGTGCTAACTATAGAAGGTTGCTCTTTTGAGGATGGTTTGTTTGAGATTGATGCCCCTAATTTGGCACATTTAGCATACGATTGCATTATGGGTATGAAAATTGCTCCTTCGTGGAAATACTCCTGCTCTCTTGTCAATGCAAAGCTAAAGTTTCATTGCTACCACAAGGTTTCACTAGTGTACGACCGTGAAATTCTTAAAGCCGCTGCCTATAAAACCACAGAATTACATCTTTTAGCGAACTCAATAGAG GTTCTTCTTATACCAGGTGATCAGGAGGAAATGCCTGATTTTTATAACCTGTCAAGATTACACCTTTGCAACTTTCCTTATGAATCATGGAAATATGTGATAATCTTGCTCGACAAATCTCCTCAACTTGAAACGGTCGTCTTTGAACGG gGTCTTCATCGCTGCTACTGTGATCGCGAGTATCCTCCATGTGAACctctattccctttttcatgtcATGCTCAAGTGATCGAAGTACGTGACTTTTGTGGTCATATGGGTGCACTACTACATCTAAGGCATCTTCTTAAAAACGCGAGAGTCCTGAAGAAGCTGATCCTTCATAAATGCCGCTTTGAGGACAAGTTGAAGAATGATTTGTTGATGCTTCCAAGGGCTTCAAGCGACTGTTGTATAGAACTAAAAGAGGGTAACAAGTAA
- the LOC141597381 gene encoding F-box protein At4g22280-like produces the protein MESLKLGNHIEDPRGEGCLDRISSLPDELLGHMLSFAPTKFAVRTSILSTRWRYIFTLTRCLSFDDEPCFGSPNGCRQIDTARKRSFREFVYNVLELHQILPIKKFSLVCGGTYDKSDLTAWVSNAVQKGVQEIHYEVANMVDVPDCLVMSETLVSLKIISDGNYDIEIPLSVWLPNLKILHLNYVRFVDCDSMQRLFSGCKVLEELTLDRCQCFGSDTGDHVIIFARLLKVLTIEDCTFVKGLFEIDAPNLAYLRYSGNFGIKIVPSWKYSCSLVEAELKFHYCEEISDYSSLECLYDREIFKAAAYKTTKLCLLGRSVEGILTLGDDQEQMPDFPCLSRLHLCNFPYESWKYVTSLLDKSPQLEIVIFEWGLHRCNLDPASPSSERIFPFSCHAQVIEIRSFCGHKGSLLHLEHLLKNARVLKKLILHKCRFSNLELELQFLQLRKNDLLMLPRASSNCCIELK, from the exons ATGGAGTCATTGAAACTTGGTAATCATATTGAAGACCCAAGAGGTGAAGGTTGTTTGGATAGGATCAGTAGTTTGCCTGATGAACTTCTCGGTCACATGCTTTCATTTGCACCAACAAAGTTTGCTGTAAGGACAAGTATTCTATCTACGAGATGGCGGTACATTTTTACATTGACTCGTTGTCTTTCTTTTGATGATGAACCATGTTTTGGTAGTCCAAATGGATGTAGGCAAATTGATACAGCTCGAAAAAGAAGTTTTAGGGAGTTTGTCTATAATGTCTTGGAATTGCACCAAATCTTACCCATCAAGAAATTTAGTCTAGTTTGTGGAGGCACCTATGATAAATCAGATTTGACTGCATGGGTTAGTAATGCGGTACAAAAAGGAGTCCAAGAGATTCATTATGAGGTTGCTAATATGGTGGATGTGCCTGATTGCCTCGTAATGAGCGAAACTCTGGTCTCGTTGAAAATTATAAGCGATGGGAACTATGATATTGAAATTCCTCTATCAGTCTGGTTGCCGAATCTCAAGATTCTTCACCTGAATTATGTTAGATTTGTTGATTGTGATTCAATGCAAAGATTGTTTTCTGGCTGTAAGGTGCTTGAAGAATTGACTCTCGATCGTTGTCAGTGTTTTGGTTCGGATACTGGTGATCATGTTATTATTTTTGCTAGGTTACTCAAAGTGCTAACTATAGAAGATTGCACGTTCGTGAAAGGTTTGTTTGAGATTGATGCCCCTAATTTGGCATATTTAAGATACAGTGGCAATTTTGGTATAAAAATTGTTCCTTCGTGGAAATATTCCTGCTCTCTTGTCGAGGCAGAGCTGAAGTTTCATTACTGCGAAGAAATTTCAGATTACTCTTCACTTGAATGCCTGTACGATCGTGAAATTTTTAAAGCCGCTGCCTATAAAACCACAAAATTATGTCTCTTAGGCCGCTCAGTAGAG GGTATTCTTACGCTAGGTGACGATCAGGAGCAAATGCCTGATTTTCCTTGCCTGTCCAGATTACACCTTTGCAACTTTCCTTATGAATCGTGGAAATACGTGACAAGCTTGCTCGACAAATCTCCTCAACTTGAAATTGTCATCTTTGAATGG GGTCTTCATCGCTGTAACCTCGATCCCGCGTCTCCATCATCTGAACGTATCTTCCCTTTCTCATGCCATGCTCAAGTGATTGAAATACGTAGCTTTTGTGGTCATAAGGGTTCACTACTACATCTAGAGCATCTTCTTAAAAACGCGAGAGTCCTGAAGAAGCTGATCCTTCATAAATGCCGCTTTTCTAATTTGGAGCTCGAGCTGCAGTTCCTGCAGTTAAGGAAGAATGATTTGTTGATGCTTCCAAGGGCTTCAAGCAACTGTTGTATAGAACTAAAATAG
- the LOC141597388 gene encoding F-box/LRR-repeat protein At4g14103-like isoform X1 gives MESSVKLGKHVEDPRGKGCLDRIGSLPDELLGHMLSFLPTRSAVRTSILSTRWRYIFTLTSCLSFDDALCFRGIGSRRHIDHDRKRSFEEFVYNVLELHQTSPIKIFSLVCKSNYDISDLNAWVSNAVQKRVQEIYYYVNLVTDVPDALVMCETLVTLKILSDGYYGFIEIPLLVWRLPNLKFLYLAHVKFADCESMQRLFSGCKLLEKLNLECCRGFESDTDTDTDTDTGDHVIISARLLKVLTIEDCTFEDGLFEIDAPNLAYLTYTGNTGVKIVPSWKYSRSLVKAELMFHYYAKLSDYSSLEYNREVFKAAAYNTTELRLLSDTVELLLTLADQEQMPDFHSLSRLHLGYIPYDSWKYVTDLLDKSPQLEMVTFVEGLHHCYSCRAPPPCEPLFPFSCHAQVIEVRDFCGHMGALLHLGHLLKNAKLLKKLIIHKCRFKKFEDELQISKDDLLMLPRASKDCYIELN, from the exons ATGGAGTCATCTGTGAAACTTGGTAAACATGTTGAAGACCCAAGAGGGAAAGGTTGTTTGGATAGGATCGGTAGCTTGCCTGATGAACTTCTCGGTCACATGCTTTCATTTCTACCAACAAGGTCTGCTGTGAGAACTAGTATTCTATCGACGAGATGGCGGTACATTTTTACATTGACTAGTTGTCTTTCTTTTGATGATGCACTATGTTTTCGTGGTATAGGATCACGTAGGCATATTGATCATGATCGAAAAAGAAGTTTTGAGGagtttgtttataatgttttggAATTGCACCAAACCTCACCCATCAAGATTTTTAGTCTAGTTTGTAAAAGCAATTATGATATATCAGATTTGAATGCATGGGTTAGTAATGCGGTACAAAAGAGAGTACAAGAGATTTATTATTATGTTAATTTGGTGACAGATGTGCCTGATGCCCTTGTAATGTGCGAAACGctggtgactttgaaaatattaAGTGATGGGTACTATGGTTTTATTGAAATTCCCCTATTAGTCTGGAGGTTGCCGAACCTCAAGTTTCTATATCTGGCTCATGTTAAATTTGCTGATTGTGAATCCATGCAAAGATTGTTTTCTGGCTGTAAGTTGCTTGAAAAATTGAATCTCGAGTGTTGTCGGGGTTTTGAATCGGATACGGATACGGatacggacacggacacgggtgATCATGTTATTATTTCTGCGCGGTTACTCAAAGTGCTAACTATAGAAGATTGCACTTTTGAGGATGGTTTGTTTGAGATTGATGCCCCGAATTTGGCTTATTTAACATACACTGGCAATACTGGTGTAAAAATTGTTCCTTCGTGGAAATACTCCCGCTCTCTTGTCAAGGCAGAGCTGATGTTCCATTACTACGCAAAGTTATCAGATTACTCTTCACTTGAGTACAACCGTGAAGTTTTTAAAGCCGCTGCCTACAATACGACAGAGTTACGTCTTTTATCGGACACAGTAGAG TTGCTTCTTACGCTTGCTGATCAAGAGCAAATGCCTGATTTTCATAGCCTGTCAAGATTACACCTTGGCTACATTccttatgattcatggaaatatGTGACAGACTTGCTAGACAAATCTCCGCAACTTGAAATGGTCACCTTTGTAGAG gGTCTTCATCACTGCTACTCCTGTCGCGCGCCACCTCCATGTGAACctctattccctttctcatgccATGCTCAAGTGATCGAAGTACGTGACTTTTGTGGTCATATGGGTGCACTACTACATCTAGGGCATCTTCTTAAAAACGCAAAACTCCTGAAGAAGCTGATCATTCATAAATGCCGCTTTAAAAAGTTCGAGGACGAGCTCCAGATAAGCAAGGATGATTTGCTGATGCTTCCAAGGGCTTCAAAAGACTGCTATATAGAACTAAATTAG
- the LOC141597388 gene encoding F-box protein At3g62430-like isoform X3, whose translation MCETLVTLKILSDGYYGFIEIPLLVWRLPNLKFLYLAHVKFADCESMQRLFSGCKLLEKLNLECCRGFESDTDTDTDTDTGDHVIISARLLKVLTIEDCTFEDGLFEIDAPNLAYLTYTGNTGVKIVPSWKYSRSLVKAELMFHYYAKLSDYSSLEYNREVFKAAAYNTTELRLLSDTVELLLTLADQEQMPDFHSLSRLHLGYIPYDSWKYVTDLLDKSPQLEMVTFVEGLHHCYSCRAPPPCEPLFPFSCHAQVIEVRDFCGHMGALLHLGHLLKNAKLLKKLIIHKCRFKKFEDELQISKDDLLMLPRASKDCYIELN comes from the exons ATGTGCGAAACGctggtgactttgaaaatattaAGTGATGGGTACTATGGTTTTATTGAAATTCCCCTATTAGTCTGGAGGTTGCCGAACCTCAAGTTTCTATATCTGGCTCATGTTAAATTTGCTGATTGTGAATCCATGCAAAGATTGTTTTCTGGCTGTAAGTTGCTTGAAAAATTGAATCTCGAGTGTTGTCGGGGTTTTGAATCGGATACGGATACGGatacggacacggacacgggtgATCATGTTATTATTTCTGCGCGGTTACTCAAAGTGCTAACTATAGAAGATTGCACTTTTGAGGATGGTTTGTTTGAGATTGATGCCCCGAATTTGGCTTATTTAACATACACTGGCAATACTGGTGTAAAAATTGTTCCTTCGTGGAAATACTCCCGCTCTCTTGTCAAGGCAGAGCTGATGTTCCATTACTACGCAAAGTTATCAGATTACTCTTCACTTGAGTACAACCGTGAAGTTTTTAAAGCCGCTGCCTACAATACGACAGAGTTACGTCTTTTATCGGACACAGTAGAG TTGCTTCTTACGCTTGCTGATCAAGAGCAAATGCCTGATTTTCATAGCCTGTCAAGATTACACCTTGGCTACATTccttatgattcatggaaatatGTGACAGACTTGCTAGACAAATCTCCGCAACTTGAAATGGTCACCTTTGTAGAG gGTCTTCATCACTGCTACTCCTGTCGCGCGCCACCTCCATGTGAACctctattccctttctcatgccATGCTCAAGTGATCGAAGTACGTGACTTTTGTGGTCATATGGGTGCACTACTACATCTAGGGCATCTTCTTAAAAACGCAAAACTCCTGAAGAAGCTGATCATTCATAAATGCCGCTTTAAAAAGTTCGAGGACGAGCTCCAGATAAGCAAGGATGATTTGCTGATGCTTCCAAGGGCTTCAAAAGACTGCTATATAGAACTAAATTAG
- the LOC141597388 gene encoding F-box protein At3g62430-like isoform X2, whose translation MLKTQEGKVVWIGSVACLMNFSVTCFHFYQQDVPDALVMCETLVTLKILSDGYYGFIEIPLLVWRLPNLKFLYLAHVKFADCESMQRLFSGCKLLEKLNLECCRGFESDTDTDTDTDTGDHVIISARLLKVLTIEDCTFEDGLFEIDAPNLAYLTYTGNTGVKIVPSWKYSRSLVKAELMFHYYAKLSDYSSLEYNREVFKAAAYNTTELRLLSDTVELLLTLADQEQMPDFHSLSRLHLGYIPYDSWKYVTDLLDKSPQLEMVTFVEGLHHCYSCRAPPPCEPLFPFSCHAQVIEVRDFCGHMGALLHLGHLLKNAKLLKKLIIHKCRFKKFEDELQISKDDLLMLPRASKDCYIELN comes from the exons ATGTTGAAGACCCAAGAGGGAAAGGTTGTTTGGATAGGATCGGTAGCTTGCCTGATGAACTTCTCGGTCACATGCTTTCATTTCTACCAACAAG ATGTGCCTGATGCCCTTGTAATGTGCGAAACGctggtgactttgaaaatattaAGTGATGGGTACTATGGTTTTATTGAAATTCCCCTATTAGTCTGGAGGTTGCCGAACCTCAAGTTTCTATATCTGGCTCATGTTAAATTTGCTGATTGTGAATCCATGCAAAGATTGTTTTCTGGCTGTAAGTTGCTTGAAAAATTGAATCTCGAGTGTTGTCGGGGTTTTGAATCGGATACGGATACGGatacggacacggacacgggtgATCATGTTATTATTTCTGCGCGGTTACTCAAAGTGCTAACTATAGAAGATTGCACTTTTGAGGATGGTTTGTTTGAGATTGATGCCCCGAATTTGGCTTATTTAACATACACTGGCAATACTGGTGTAAAAATTGTTCCTTCGTGGAAATACTCCCGCTCTCTTGTCAAGGCAGAGCTGATGTTCCATTACTACGCAAAGTTATCAGATTACTCTTCACTTGAGTACAACCGTGAAGTTTTTAAAGCCGCTGCCTACAATACGACAGAGTTACGTCTTTTATCGGACACAGTAGAG TTGCTTCTTACGCTTGCTGATCAAGAGCAAATGCCTGATTTTCATAGCCTGTCAAGATTACACCTTGGCTACATTccttatgattcatggaaatatGTGACAGACTTGCTAGACAAATCTCCGCAACTTGAAATGGTCACCTTTGTAGAG gGTCTTCATCACTGCTACTCCTGTCGCGCGCCACCTCCATGTGAACctctattccctttctcatgccATGCTCAAGTGATCGAAGTACGTGACTTTTGTGGTCATATGGGTGCACTACTACATCTAGGGCATCTTCTTAAAAACGCAAAACTCCTGAAGAAGCTGATCATTCATAAATGCCGCTTTAAAAAGTTCGAGGACGAGCTCCAGATAAGCAAGGATGATTTGCTGATGCTTCCAAGGGCTTCAAAAGACTGCTATATAGAACTAAATTAG
- the LOC141595781 gene encoding uncharacterized protein At1g15400-like has product MAGLQRSVVSFRRNGSSGLVWEDKAISGELKTHQHVSEQSGPSNQKAELRKMKSDGGVARRMYRTVKVEEADDPPSPRVSGCGFFSVFNKPVDVKPNKKKVGKHKNK; this is encoded by the coding sequence ATGGCAGGTTTACAAAGGTCAGTTGTGTCATTTAGGAGAAATGGATCTTCAGGTTTAGTATGGGAGGATAAGGCAATATCAGGTGAACTGAAAACTCATCAACATGTATCCGAGCAATCAGGACCGTCGAATCAGAAGGCGGAATTGAGGAAGATGAAGTCGGACGGTGGCGTAGCAAGGCGTATGTACCGTACCGTGAAGGTTGAGGAAGCAGATGATCCACCTTCCCCTAGGGTTTCTGGTTGTGGATTCTTTAGTGTTTTTAATAAGCCTGTTGATGTCAAACCTAATAAGAAAAAAGTTGGTAAGCATAAGAATAAATAA